The proteins below are encoded in one region of Shewanella algae:
- the prpF gene encoding 2-methylaconitate cis-trans isomerase PrpF → MAFKPQIKIPATYMRGGTSKGVFFRLDDLPEAARVPGPARDALLMRVIGSPDPYGKHTDGMGGATSSTSKCVIMNASQVPGHDVDYLYGQVSIDKPFVDWSGNCGNLSTAAGAFALHAGLVAPERVPENGICEVRIWQANIGKTIIAKVPVSAGEVQETGDFELDGVTFPAAEIVLEFIDPADDGEDGGAMFPTGKLVDELTVPTQVHPSGKIQATLINAGIPTIFVNAADLGYQGTELQPEINGDPEALARFELLRAHGALAMGLIKELSEAETRQHTPKVAFVAKPQAHQVSSGKQLAETDVDLLVRALSMGKLHHAMMGTAAVAIGTAAAIPGTLVNLAAGGGERSSVRFGHPSGTLKVGAEAEFKDGQWQVTKAIMSRSARILMEGAVRIPDDSF, encoded by the coding sequence ATGGCATTTAAACCACAGATAAAAATTCCCGCCACCTATATGCGCGGCGGCACCAGTAAGGGAGTGTTCTTCCGCCTGGACGATCTGCCTGAGGCGGCCAGAGTGCCCGGCCCGGCCCGCGACGCCTTGTTGATGCGGGTCATCGGCAGCCCTGACCCCTACGGCAAACACACAGACGGCATGGGCGGCGCGACCTCGAGTACCAGCAAATGCGTGATTATGAATGCCAGCCAGGTTCCCGGCCACGATGTGGACTACCTCTATGGTCAGGTCTCCATAGATAAGCCCTTTGTCGACTGGAGCGGCAACTGCGGCAACCTTTCCACTGCGGCAGGCGCCTTTGCCCTGCATGCCGGTCTGGTTGCCCCGGAACGGGTACCGGAAAACGGCATCTGCGAAGTGCGGATTTGGCAGGCCAATATCGGCAAGACCATTATCGCCAAGGTGCCGGTCAGCGCCGGTGAAGTGCAGGAAACCGGTGACTTTGAGCTCGACGGTGTCACCTTCCCCGCCGCCGAAATTGTGCTGGAATTTATCGACCCTGCCGATGATGGTGAAGACGGCGGCGCCATGTTCCCTACCGGCAAGCTGGTGGATGAGCTGACGGTTCCCACCCAAGTACACCCCAGCGGTAAAATTCAGGCAACGCTGATCAACGCCGGGATCCCGACCATTTTCGTCAATGCCGCCGATCTCGGCTATCAAGGCACCGAGCTGCAGCCGGAGATCAACGGCGATCCCGAGGCGCTGGCTCGCTTTGAGCTGCTTAGGGCACACGGCGCGCTGGCGATGGGGCTGATTAAGGAGCTATCCGAAGCCGAAACCCGCCAACACACTCCCAAGGTAGCGTTTGTGGCCAAACCGCAGGCGCATCAGGTTTCCAGTGGCAAACAGCTGGCCGAAACCGATGTCGACCTCCTGGTTCGCGCCCTGTCCATGGGTAAATTGCACCACGCCATGATGGGCACGGCGGCAGTGGCCATAGGCACGGCCGCGGCCATCCCGGGCACCCTGGTTAACCTGGCGGCCGGTGGCGGTGAGCGCAGTTCGGTACGCTTCGGCCACCCATCTGGCACCTTGAAAGTCGGCGCCGAAGCCGAATTCAAGGACGGCCAGTGGCAGGTGACCAAGGCCATCATGAGTCGCTCGGCGCGTATCCTGATGGAAGGCGCAGTACGAATTCCGGACGACAGTTTTTAA
- the acnD gene encoding Fe/S-dependent 2-methylisocitrate dehydratase AcnD: protein MNTNYRTPLPGTSLEYFDTRAAVEAISPGAYAKLPYTSRVLAENLVRRAEPGRLNDFLEQIIERKRDLDFPWFPARVVCHDILGQTALVDLAGLRDAIADKGGDPAKVNPVVPTQLIVDHSLAVEHPGFEADAFEKNRAVEDRRNEDRFHFINWTKTAFKNVDVIPPGNGIMHQINLEKMSPVVQSRDGVAFPDTCVGTDSHTPHVDALGVIAIGVGGLEAESVMLGRASWMRLPDIVGVKLTGKAAPGITATDIVLALTEFLRKERVVGAYLEFFGEGAASLTLGDRATISNMTPEYGATAAMFYIDQQTIDYLRLTGRDDQQVALVENYAKTTGLWADSLEGAEYERVLEFDLSSVVRNMAGPSNPHARLATSDLAAKGIAGKVDQQEGLMPDGAVIIAAITSCTNTSNPRNVIAAGLIARNAVEKGLVRKPWVKTSLAPGSKAVDLYLREAGLLPYLEQLGFGIVAFACTTCNGMSGALDPKIQQEVIDRDLYATAVLSGNRNFDGRIHPYAKQAFLASPPLVVAYAIAGTVRFDIEKDPLGTDQNGNAVTLKDIWPSDEEIDAIVKSSVKPEQFRKVYEPMFNIAVEYGDGVDPLYDWRPMSTYIRRPPYWEGALAGERALKGMRPLAVLGDNITTDHLSPSNAILPSSAAGEYLAKMGLPEEDFNSYATHRGDHLTAQRATFANPKLFNEMVKDDSGKVIQGSLARIEPEGQQVRMWEAIETYMERKQPLCIIAGKDYGQGSSRDWAAKGVRLAGVEAIVAEGFERIHRTNLIGMGVLPLEFFPGTDRLTLGIDGTETFDVLGERTPGATLTLLLHRSNGETMEVPVRCRLDTAEEVTIYEAGGVLQRFAQDFLQGNV from the coding sequence ATGAATACCAATTACCGAACTCCCCTGCCCGGCACCAGCCTCGAGTATTTCGATACCCGCGCCGCAGTCGAGGCCATCAGCCCCGGAGCCTATGCCAAACTGCCCTACACCTCGCGGGTGTTGGCTGAAAACCTGGTCCGCCGCGCAGAGCCAGGCAGGCTCAACGACTTCCTCGAACAGATTATCGAACGCAAACGGGATCTGGACTTCCCCTGGTTCCCGGCGCGGGTGGTGTGTCACGACATTCTCGGCCAAACAGCACTGGTTGATTTGGCCGGTCTGCGTGATGCCATCGCCGACAAGGGCGGCGATCCGGCCAAGGTTAACCCTGTGGTGCCGACCCAACTGATTGTGGATCACTCTCTGGCGGTGGAGCACCCCGGCTTTGAAGCGGATGCCTTCGAGAAAAACCGCGCCGTTGAAGACAGACGCAACGAAGACAGATTCCACTTTATCAACTGGACCAAGACGGCCTTTAAAAACGTCGATGTGATCCCACCCGGCAACGGCATCATGCACCAGATCAACCTGGAGAAGATGTCCCCCGTGGTCCAGAGCCGCGACGGTGTCGCCTTCCCGGACACCTGTGTCGGCACCGACAGCCACACACCACACGTGGATGCCCTCGGGGTGATCGCCATAGGCGTGGGTGGCCTGGAAGCCGAAAGCGTGATGCTCGGCCGCGCCTCCTGGATGCGCCTGCCGGACATAGTCGGCGTCAAGCTGACCGGCAAGGCCGCTCCCGGCATTACCGCCACGGATATAGTGCTGGCGCTGACCGAATTCCTGCGTAAAGAGCGGGTGGTGGGTGCCTATCTGGAATTCTTCGGTGAAGGCGCCGCCAGCCTGACCCTGGGTGACAGGGCAACCATCTCCAACATGACTCCCGAATATGGCGCCACTGCCGCCATGTTCTATATCGATCAGCAAACCATAGATTATCTGCGCCTCACCGGCCGTGATGACCAGCAGGTGGCACTGGTGGAAAACTATGCCAAGACCACGGGTCTGTGGGCCGACAGCCTCGAAGGCGCCGAATATGAGCGGGTGCTGGAGTTTGATCTCTCCTCCGTGGTGCGCAACATGGCCGGTCCTTCCAACCCGCACGCTCGTTTGGCCACCAGCGACTTGGCCGCCAAAGGCATTGCCGGCAAGGTAGATCAGCAAGAAGGTCTGATGCCGGATGGCGCCGTAATTATCGCCGCCATCACCAGCTGTACCAACACCAGTAACCCGCGCAATGTGATTGCCGCCGGTCTTATCGCCCGCAACGCAGTGGAAAAAGGTCTGGTGCGCAAGCCTTGGGTCAAGACCTCTCTGGCGCCCGGCTCCAAGGCGGTGGATCTCTATCTGCGCGAGGCAGGGCTATTGCCTTACCTGGAACAGCTGGGCTTTGGCATAGTCGCCTTCGCCTGTACCACATGTAACGGCATGAGCGGCGCGCTGGATCCCAAAATCCAGCAGGAAGTGATCGACAGAGATCTGTACGCCACCGCGGTATTGTCCGGTAACCGTAACTTCGATGGCCGGATCCACCCCTATGCCAAGCAGGCATTCCTGGCCTCGCCGCCTTTGGTAGTGGCCTACGCCATTGCAGGGACTGTGCGTTTCGACATAGAGAAAGACCCACTCGGCACAGATCAGAATGGCAACGCCGTTACCCTCAAGGACATCTGGCCCAGCGACGAAGAGATAGATGCCATCGTCAAGTCATCGGTCAAGCCGGAGCAGTTCCGCAAGGTGTATGAGCCCATGTTCAATATCGCCGTGGAATACGGTGATGGGGTCGACCCTCTGTATGACTGGCGCCCAATGAGCACCTATATCCGCCGTCCGCCCTACTGGGAAGGCGCCCTGGCCGGTGAACGTGCGCTCAAGGGGATGCGGCCACTGGCGGTACTGGGTGACAACATCACCACAGATCACCTGTCGCCGTCCAACGCCATTCTGCCATCCAGCGCCGCCGGTGAATACCTGGCCAAGATGGGCTTGCCGGAGGAAGACTTCAACTCCTACGCCACCCACAGGGGTGACCATCTGACGGCTCAACGGGCCACTTTTGCCAACCCCAAACTGTTCAACGAAATGGTCAAGGACGACAGCGGCAAGGTGATCCAGGGCTCGCTGGCCCGTATCGAGCCCGAAGGGCAACAGGTACGCATGTGGGAAGCGATAGAAACCTACATGGAGCGCAAGCAACCCCTGTGCATCATAGCCGGTAAAGACTATGGCCAGGGCTCCAGTCGTGACTGGGCTGCCAAGGGCGTGCGTCTGGCCGGAGTCGAGGCGATTGTGGCCGAAGGCTTCGAACGCATTCACCGAACCAACCTGATAGGTATGGGCGTGCTGCCGCTGGAGTTTTTCCCTGGGACCGACAGGCTGACCCTGGGCATAGATGGCACAGAAACCTTCGACGTTCTCGGCGAGCGCACTCCCGGCGCCACTCTGACCCTGTTGCTGCATCGCAGCAATGGCGAAACGATGGAAGTACCTGTGCGCTGCCGCCTGGATACCGCTGAGGAAGTAACCATCTATGAAGCCGGTGGTGTACTGCAGCGTTTCGCGCAGGACTTCTTGCAGGGCAATGTTTAA
- the prpC gene encoding bifunctional 2-methylcitrate synthase/citrate synthase, with translation MTDKKLSGAGLRGQSAGETSLSTVGKSGSGLTYRGYDVKDLAENVSFEEVAYLILYGELPTETQLAAYRQKLKGMRGLPQALKEVLERIPADAHPMDVMRTGCSMLGNLETEKDFSEQSEVADRLLAAFPSIICYWYRYSHDGVRIDTETHDDQIGAHFLHLLHGEAPSALHARVMDVSLILYAEHEFNASTFTARVCASTLSDMHSCITGAIGSLRGPLHGGANEAAMELIQDMRDEDHAREVLKGKLERKEKIMGFGHAIYRESDPRNVIIKEWSEKLAQEYGDERLYRVSVACEALMWEEKKLFCNADFFHASAYHFMGIPTKLFTPIFVCSRLTGWAAHVMEQRANNRIIRPSADYVGVEPRKVTPLSER, from the coding sequence ATGACTGACAAGAAACTGAGCGGCGCCGGATTACGCGGCCAAAGCGCAGGCGAAACTTCACTGAGCACAGTCGGTAAGTCCGGCTCAGGCCTGACCTACCGCGGCTATGACGTCAAAGATCTGGCCGAAAACGTCAGCTTCGAGGAAGTGGCCTACCTGATCCTCTACGGCGAACTGCCCACCGAAACGCAACTGGCGGCCTATCGTCAGAAACTCAAAGGCATGCGCGGCCTGCCACAGGCATTGAAAGAGGTGCTGGAGCGGATCCCGGCCGATGCCCATCCTATGGACGTTATGCGTACCGGTTGCTCCATGCTGGGTAACCTGGAAACCGAAAAAGATTTCTCCGAGCAGAGTGAAGTGGCCGACCGTCTGCTGGCGGCATTTCCTTCCATCATCTGTTACTGGTATCGCTACAGCCATGACGGCGTGCGTATAGACACAGAAACCCATGACGACCAGATAGGCGCCCACTTCCTGCACCTGCTGCACGGCGAAGCTCCATCTGCCCTACATGCCAGGGTTATGGATGTGTCACTGATCCTCTACGCCGAGCACGAATTCAACGCCTCTACCTTCACCGCCCGGGTTTGTGCCTCTACCCTGTCTGACATGCATTCCTGCATCACAGGCGCCATTGGCTCACTGCGCGGCCCTCTGCACGGCGGCGCCAACGAGGCGGCGATGGAGCTGATTCAGGATATGCGCGATGAAGACCATGCCCGCGAAGTGCTCAAGGGCAAGCTGGAGCGTAAAGAGAAGATCATGGGCTTTGGTCACGCCATCTACCGCGAGTCTGACCCCCGCAACGTGATCATCAAAGAGTGGTCGGAAAAGCTGGCGCAGGAATATGGTGATGAACGCCTCTATCGCGTTTCTGTTGCCTGTGAAGCCCTGATGTGGGAAGAGAAGAAACTCTTCTGTAACGCCGACTTCTTCCACGCCAGTGCCTATCACTTCATGGGGATCCCCACCAAGCTGTTTACCCCCATCTTCGTTTGCTCCCGCCTCACCGGCTGGGCCGCGCACGTGATGGAGCAGCGCGCCAACAACCGCATTATCCGCCCGAGTGCCGATTATGTTGGAGTTGAGCCACGCAAGGTGACGCCTCTCAGCGAGCGTTGA
- the prpB gene encoding methylisocitrate lyase, with product MTRSAGLRFRQALAKAKPLQIVGTTNAYFALMAEQSGVQALYLSGAGVANASYGLPDLGMTSMNDVLIDAGRITSATELPLLVDIDTGWGGAFNIARTIKEFEKAGVAAVHMEDQVSQKRCGHRPNKAVVSTEEMVDRIKAAVDARTDENFVIMARTDAVAVEGLDAGIERAQAYIEAGADMIFAEALTELDQYRRFKAAVNAPILANMTEFGKTELFNKEQLAEAGADMVLYPLSTFRAANLAALKVMQALMTDGHQRNVVDAMQTREELYKFLGYHHYETKLDELFSQK from the coding sequence ATGACTCGCAGCGCAGGACTCAGATTCCGCCAGGCTCTGGCCAAGGCCAAGCCGCTTCAAATCGTGGGAACCACCAATGCCTATTTCGCCCTGATGGCCGAGCAATCCGGTGTTCAGGCCCTGTACCTTTCCGGTGCCGGTGTCGCCAACGCCTCTTACGGCCTACCGGATCTGGGCATGACCTCAATGAACGATGTGCTGATCGATGCCGGCCGTATCACATCGGCCACCGAACTGCCGCTGTTGGTCGACATAGACACAGGCTGGGGTGGCGCCTTCAACATTGCCCGCACCATCAAGGAATTTGAAAAGGCCGGTGTCGCCGCCGTGCATATGGAAGATCAGGTGTCACAGAAGCGCTGTGGTCACAGACCCAACAAGGCCGTGGTCAGCACCGAAGAGATGGTTGACCGTATCAAGGCTGCCGTGGATGCCCGCACAGATGAGAACTTCGTCATCATGGCCCGCACAGACGCGGTTGCCGTGGAAGGGCTGGATGCCGGTATCGAACGCGCCCAGGCCTATATCGAGGCGGGCGCCGACATGATCTTTGCCGAGGCGCTGACCGAGCTGGATCAGTACCGTCGATTCAAGGCGGCCGTCAACGCCCCGATCTTGGCCAACATGACCGAATTTGGCAAGACAGAACTGTTCAACAAGGAACAACTGGCCGAAGCCGGTGCCGACATGGTGCTCTACCCACTGAGCACCTTCCGCGCCGCCAACCTGGCCGCCCTGAAAGTGATGCAGGCACTGATGACCGACGGTCATCAACGCAATGTGGTCGATGCCATGCAAACCCGTGAAGAGCTGTATAAGTTCCTCGGCTACCACCACTACGAAACCAAGCTCGATGAGCTGTTCAGCCAAAAGTAA
- a CDS encoding GntR family transcriptional regulator, whose translation MTQAPVLDKNGVDKATPEKSSTLVDQILVQIQTSIIKGELAPGSKINEQALALKYGISRGPTREALQILERQRLVVRIPHVGARVAAMTVAELNDLYELRSTLEAMACGLAAKRITDEQLDQLWQLLARQEAALAEGDTYFQEEGDVDFHYQIIRASGNKHLQETLIGGLYHLLRMYRYQCTNKNRPVKAIAEHRRIVEAIAQRDAELAGLLMRRHIEQGRRNTELRLKQLQAEHAALDSI comes from the coding sequence GTGACTCAGGCACCTGTATTGGACAAAAACGGCGTTGATAAAGCCACTCCGGAGAAGAGCAGTACCCTGGTGGATCAGATCCTGGTGCAAATTCAGACCAGCATCATCAAGGGTGAGTTGGCTCCCGGCAGCAAGATCAACGAGCAGGCGCTGGCACTCAAGTACGGTATCAGCCGCGGTCCAACCCGCGAGGCCTTGCAGATCCTCGAGCGTCAGCGCTTGGTAGTACGTATCCCCCATGTGGGCGCCAGAGTCGCCGCCATGACTGTGGCTGAACTCAACGACCTCTACGAACTGCGCAGCACGCTGGAAGCCATGGCCTGTGGACTGGCCGCCAAACGGATAACCGATGAGCAGCTCGACCAGTTGTGGCAACTGCTGGCCCGTCAGGAAGCGGCGCTGGCAGAAGGCGATACCTATTTTCAGGAAGAGGGTGATGTGGACTTTCACTACCAGATCATCCGCGCCAGCGGTAACAAGCACCTGCAGGAAACCCTGATCGGCGGCTTATATCACCTGCTGAGAATGTATCGCTATCAATGCACCAATAAGAACCGCCCGGTCAAAGCCATTGCCGAGCACAGACGCATAGTCGAAGCCATAGCCCAGCGCGATGCCGAACTGGCCGGCTTGCTGATGCGCCGTCATATCGAACAGGGACGGCGCAATACCGAACTCAGACTCAAACAGCTTCAGGCGGAGCATGCCGCCCTGGACTCAATATAA
- a CDS encoding DUF523 domain-containing protein — protein MSAEIINTTKPNRILISACLLGQEVRYDGGHNLLNDARVLLWQAQGRFVPFCPECAGGLPTPRAPAEQIQGRVLTCDGEDVTEAFERGAELALAKAQQQQVVAAILKARSPSCGKGKIYDGSFSRQLIEGDGVTAALLMRHGIQVFSEFELDAAEKYLTECDKSA, from the coding sequence ATGAGCGCAGAAATCATCAACACAACAAAACCGAATCGGATATTGATAAGTGCCTGTTTGTTGGGGCAAGAGGTACGCTATGACGGTGGTCATAACCTGCTCAATGATGCCAGAGTGCTGCTATGGCAGGCCCAAGGGCGGTTTGTGCCTTTCTGCCCCGAGTGCGCCGGCGGCTTGCCGACACCCAGAGCTCCGGCCGAACAGATACAGGGACGAGTGCTGACCTGTGACGGTGAGGATGTGACCGAGGCCTTTGAGCGAGGCGCCGAGCTGGCACTGGCCAAGGCGCAGCAACAGCAAGTGGTTGCGGCCATTCTCAAGGCCCGCAGCCCTTCCTGTGGCAAAGGCAAGATTTACGATGGCAGTTTCTCCCGCCAACTCATAGAGGGCGACGGCGTGACCGCCGCCTTGCTGATGCGCCATGGTATTCAAGTGTTCAGCGAATTTGAGCTGGATGCTGCCGAGAAGTATCTGACTGAATGCGATAAAAGCGCTTGA
- a CDS encoding acyltransferase: MLHFLPGPVLFILSLSLLIINTAVWGSLVCIGGLFKLLLPWKGGRIAMTRLMNRFMWAWASCNGGILHLIAKVEWDVQGLESLKPDGWYLLISNHLSGFDIAAQTYILRNNIPMLKFFLKKELLYVPIMGLGCWALDMPFMNRTSPEKLKKNPKLRGKDLQTTRRSCEKFKDLPTSIINYVEGSRFTEDKRQRQKSPYKHLLRPKAGGIAFTLSAMGEQFDALLNVTVLYPDAPKDILGAVMQGKVHKIVVRIEALPVPQVDSVRYFSEPEYRVEFQRWLNDIWQQKDAQIDQLLAECHPADDYSKLAQKSH; the protein is encoded by the coding sequence ATGTTGCACTTCCTGCCCGGGCCTGTGCTGTTTATTCTCAGCCTGAGCTTGCTGATCATCAATACCGCCGTTTGGGGGTCGCTGGTGTGTATCGGCGGCCTGTTCAAATTGTTGCTGCCCTGGAAGGGTGGCCGCATCGCCATGACCCGGTTAATGAACCGGTTCATGTGGGCCTGGGCCAGCTGTAATGGCGGCATACTGCACCTGATAGCCAAGGTCGAATGGGATGTGCAGGGACTTGAAAGCCTCAAGCCAGATGGTTGGTATCTGCTGATCAGCAACCACCTCAGTGGCTTTGATATTGCTGCGCAGACCTATATCCTGCGCAACAACATCCCCATGCTGAAGTTCTTTCTCAAGAAAGAGTTGCTGTATGTTCCCATTATGGGCCTGGGTTGCTGGGCGCTGGACATGCCCTTTATGAACCGCACCAGCCCGGAAAAGCTGAAGAAAAACCCCAAGCTCAGGGGCAAGGATCTGCAAACGACCCGGCGCTCCTGCGAAAAATTCAAAGACTTGCCCACCTCCATCATCAACTATGTGGAAGGCAGTCGCTTTACCGAAGACAAACGGCAGCGGCAAAAATCCCCCTACAAGCACCTGCTGCGGCCAAAAGCCGGTGGCATTGCCTTCACCTTGTCAGCCATGGGCGAGCAGTTTGATGCCTTGCTGAACGTGACAGTGCTTTATCCCGATGCCCCCAAGGATATTCTCGGCGCCGTGATGCAGGGTAAAGTGCACAAAATTGTGGTGCGAATCGAGGCTCTGCCCGTGCCTCAGGTGGATTCTGTTCGCTACTTCAGCGAGCCAGAGTACAGGGTAGAGTTTCAACGCTGGCTCAACGACATCTGGCAACAAAAGGATGCCCAAATAGACCAGTTGCTGGCCGAATGCCATCCCGCCGACGACTACAGCAAGCTGGCACAAAAAAGCCACTGA
- a CDS encoding acyltransferase → MSLIRGCLAFSGYVINTLFWSLPILLGSLIKLLPIKPLQRLCSHALDFCASAWISVNGGIEKLLHPLKMHIDELPELSEQEWYMVVANHQSWVDILILQRLLNRRIPFLKFFLKKELIYVPVLGLAWWALDFPFMRRYSTAELKKNPKLRGKDIEITRKACAKFKHKPVSVMNFVEGTRFQPSKHQKQNSPFKHLLRPKAGGMAFALSAMGEQIHKLVDVTIYYPGKIPSFWDYISGRLPEVYLHLEVKEIDSGMRGDYANDRQFKQAFQERLNALWQHKDEVLEQLAAKANHSQGDS, encoded by the coding sequence TTGTCCTTGATTCGAGGTTGTCTTGCCTTTAGCGGCTATGTTATCAACACCCTGTTTTGGAGCCTGCCAATTCTGCTGGGCAGCCTGATAAAACTGCTTCCAATAAAGCCATTACAGCGCCTATGCAGCCACGCTTTGGATTTCTGCGCCAGTGCCTGGATCAGTGTTAACGGCGGCATAGAAAAGCTGCTTCATCCGCTGAAGATGCATATAGACGAGCTTCCGGAGCTGTCAGAGCAGGAGTGGTATATGGTGGTAGCCAACCACCAGAGCTGGGTCGATATTTTGATCCTGCAGCGACTGCTTAATCGGCGGATCCCTTTTCTCAAGTTTTTCCTGAAAAAAGAGCTGATTTATGTGCCCGTACTTGGGCTGGCCTGGTGGGCGCTGGACTTTCCCTTTATGCGCCGTTACAGCACGGCTGAGTTGAAAAAGAACCCGAAACTCAGAGGCAAAGACATTGAAATTACCCGTAAGGCCTGCGCCAAATTCAAGCACAAGCCGGTGAGCGTGATGAACTTTGTCGAAGGTACCCGCTTTCAGCCCAGCAAGCACCAGAAGCAAAACTCACCGTTCAAACACCTGCTCAGACCCAAGGCCGGCGGCATGGCCTTTGCGTTGTCGGCCATGGGCGAGCAGATCCACAAACTGGTGGATGTCACCATCTATTATCCCGGCAAGATCCCCAGTTTTTGGGACTATATCAGCGGCCGTTTGCCTGAGGTTTACCTCCATTTGGAGGTCAAGGAGATAGACTCGGGGATGCGGGGTGACTACGCCAATGATCGTCAGTTCAAACAAGCCTTTCAGGAGCGGCTGAACGCCCTCTGGCAGCACAAGGATGAAGTGCTGGAACAATTGGCCGCCAAGGCAAACCATTCTCAAGGGGACTCCTGA